The Gopherus flavomarginatus isolate rGopFla2 chromosome 18, rGopFla2.mat.asm, whole genome shotgun sequence genome segment AACAGCCGCGTGGAGCAGTGTCCGGGGCGGGCGTCCCTTgggctgagctgcagccacctctggggaggggcagcggggAACAGCCGCGTGGAGCAGTGTCCTGGGCGGGCGGCCCTTgggctgagctgcagccacctctggggaggggcagcggggAACAGCCGCGTGGAGCAGTGTCCGGGGCGGGCGTCCCTTgggctgagctgcagccacctctggggaggggcagcggggAACAGCCGCGTGGAGCAGTGTCCGGCGCGGGCGTCCCTTgggctgagctgcagccacctctggggaggggcagcggggAACAGCCGCGTGGAGCAGTGTCCGGGGCGGGCGGCCCTTGGGCTGAGCTgcgccacctctggggaggggcagcggggAACAGCCACGTGGAGCAGTGTCCGGGGCGGGCGGCCCTTGGGCTGagctgcagccactgctggggaggggcagcggggAACAGCCGCGTGGAGCAGTGTCCGGGGCGGGCGGCCCTTGGGCTGAGCTgcgccacctctggggaggggcagccGGGAACTGGCACGTGGCCCcgaccggggggggaggggttcgcCCCCGCCTGGAGGCACCGCGCTCCGGCCCAGTGTGAAGCAGCCCGGGGGTCTCGGGCCGGGCCCCCGGCTCCCCGCAGCCCGGCCCATGAGCTCGAGCCCCTGCCCGgccgagaacccaggcgtccgggggcCTGGCACgtgctcctgggggcggggcccggCTGGAAGGCGGGgctgtcggtgcccctcactcccgacctgcagccccggaCCCCTGTAGCCGCTCCCGAGGCGGGGTCAGGGCTCGCCCTGCGGCTATGCTGCGACCCGCTTCCGGTCTGATGGCGTCACTTCCGGCCCCCGTTGCCGGGGCTACCACCTGTACTTCCGGCGCGCCCCTTACTCTCCAGGAATCGCTTCCGGGATCAGTGACGGAGGGAACGGACTCAACTTCCGTTTCCAGAGCGGAACTTCGAGGGGCGCGGTCCCAAGTGACTTCCGGCGAAGGGCTGCCACCCGGAAGTAGCAGTGGACTCGTCTATTTCCGGCGGCTCTGTCGCGCGGagagtggagtgggggaggggggactcgGTGACCTTTGATCCCTGAGGGGCGGGACCTGCAGCGCCCGCCATGGGGCCGGCGGAGAAGGTGCCGCGCTACGAGGCCTTCGTCAGCGACGTGCTGCAGCGAGACCTGTGGtgagccccggccccgcccccgcctggccccgcccccagcgcagCGCGGTCCTGGCCCCGCCCCCGGGTCCCCGCCGGGCCTCGGCCCACTGACCACTTCGCCCCGCCCCCTGGTCTTCCTCGCCCCGCCCCTAGTCCCCGCCCCCACCAAACGCTCGgttctggccccgccccctggcctGCCTCGCCCCGCCCCCAGTGAACTCTCGgttctggccccgccccctggcctGCCTCGTCCCgcccccagtccccgcccccaCTGAACTGCTTCATCTCTCCCCGCCTGGTCCTGCTTCCTGGTCCCCATATGGCCCTGCCCCaccactcagcccctcccccggtacctcctggccccgcccccaggttctgcctggccccgccccaccactcagccccgcccccatgttctgcctggccccgccccaccactcagccccgcccccaggctctgcctggccccgccccaccactcagccccgcccccaggccctgcctggccccgccccaccactcagccccgcccccaggccctgcctggccccgccccaccactcagccccgcccccaggccctgcctggccccgccccaccactcagccccgcccccaggccctgcctggcCCCGCCCGACCACTCAGTCCCGCCCCCAGGCTCTGCCTGGCCCCGCCCGACcactcagccccgcccccaggctctgcctggccccgccccaccactcagccccgcccccaggctctgcctggccccgccccaccactcagcccccccccaggctctgcctggccccgccccaccactcagccccgcccccaggctctgcctggccccgccccaccactcagccccgcccccaggctctgcctggccccgccccaccactcagcccccccccaggctctgcctggccccgccccaccactcagccccgcccccaggctctgCCTGGCCCCACACCCAAAGACCGCTCGGCCCCACGCACCGGGCATTCACCATTTGCCTCCTGCATCCCCTGCTGTGGGACCCCCCCATTAGCCCCCCCGGCCTCGCCCCCATCTTGCCCAGACCATGGGGCTCAGGAAGTGTCTCGTGTCACCCGGCTCCAGCCCCTCACCGGCCCGTCCGGCCTGACGTGGCCCTGGCCCCTCGCAGCTCCACCAGCTAGGGGGGGTTCCTGTGCCATTCCCCCCTGGCGAGATGTGCCGGACCTTGGAGCACGTGGGCGGGAGGATCCCCCCGTCTATCTCCCTTGGGGCACCCCCAGTCACCGTCCACCCCCCTGGACATTTGCCTTTTGTGCCACGGTCCCCCCGGCTGgtgccccgcagccccccccacccggccggtgcccctcaccccgTGCTGTGTGGCAGGCGGGTGCAGCAGCAGCGGGAGGAGGTTTACGAGAAGATCACTCAGCACATGTGGCTAAAGACGGTCATTGAGCGTTTGCAGGTAATGGCCCCCCCGCCCGGCTGGGGTGTTCTTGTggggtctctgggtgaggggggggtctcagtgggggtgctgcaggctctctggctgggggggggcctgTGGGGTGtctggctgggggggctgtgtggtCTCGTTGCAGGGGCCTGCACACTCTCTgacgggggggggctgtggggtctCGGGGTGGGCtgcgggctctggctgggtgggggggctgcgGCTGTCTGGCCAGGCACAGCTGACAAGCCCTCTCTGCCCGGCAGGAGGCGGACGGCCGAGCGGTGCAGACGGAGGTGGATTTGGGCTATAACTTCTTTGTCAACGCGGACGTGTGAGTGCCAAGGCCCCCGGGACCCCCTTCAGCCCCCCAACTTGATCCTGGGCCTCTGGGAACCCCCCTACACAtctgcccccactgcacccctctGGGTCCCTCTTTCATTCCCTCCGCACATCCCTCAACACCCTCTGGGCCCCTCCTCCATACCTCCCATCCCAACTTCACCGCCGGGACCCCCTCCTTCTCTGATTCCACCCCACATGAACCCCTGACTCCCCCGTATGTCCCCTTACCCCAGTTCAGCTATTATGGCCACCCCCAGAGCTTCACCCCTACACCCCAGCATCTgatcctgctccccccacccccacagaagcCTCCTCTGACCCCCTCAGGTTCCCTAaacttccccccacaccccaccagctccctgctgtccCACAGTGCTGCCCCCCCAGGTACCCAGTGTGGTTGAGGCCTCCACCACCTGCACCgcatgacaccccccccccccccgaaatctCCTCATCTTGCAGGCCTGACAGCTCCAGGATCTTCGTGGCCCTCGGCTACGGGTTCTTCGCGGAGCTGACGCTGACGGAGGCGCTGCGCTTCGTGGAGAGGAAAACCAAGTTACTGATCGAGTGAGTGGGGGAgacgattccccccccccccccgtggagctggtccccagctgcccctccccagagctgggcgAGCCATCCTCCTGCGGCGTCATATGCAGCTGTTGCCCAGTttttccccaccccagagcagctgcATTCTGACCCTGGGAGCTAAACAGGGTGCGGGCTGGATTCCTTGGTGGCCCCATCTTGGTCATGGTCCATGCAGGGGAAAAGGGGACCCCCATCCCCTAACGCTGCCTTGTCGGGTGTGTCTCTTTTGCAGGCTCAGTGAATCTCTCACCAAGGACTCGGCCAAAATAAAGGCCAATATCCGGATGGTCTTGGAGGTAACAGGGGACGGGGTTGCAGGATTGAGAGACCAGAAGGGGGCGCTTGCCCGGGGCAGGCAGGGTGGGCACTGTGCTATGGGGAGCGGGACAGGGGGCTTGGCAGGggatgctctcccctggcagtcagggctgagtgctggggggcactgtggggcagggcagggggctagggagggggtgctctcccctggcagtcagggctgggtgctgggggggggcgccATGGGccagggcggggggctggggagggggtgctctcccctggcagtcagggctgggcagtggggaggggggctgggcagggtgtgctctcccctggcagtcagggctgggcacaggggggaccatggggtggggggctgggcagggggcgctctcccctggcagtcaaggccgggagctggggggcaccgtggggcagggggctgggggttctgatgtccccccccccaacatcctgtttctctcccctcccccctaggGCCTGCGGGAGCTCCAAGGCTTCCAGGACCTGCCTGAGGACCCCAGATGAGACCTCGCCCTCTAGGACCCCCACCCCCGGGTCTCTGCTCaatgaggtgggggcagggaatcCCAGGGGGGCACTAGGGGAATCCTCGCCCCCTCCTGCTGTGTTTACCTGTTccatgggggccaggactcctgggttctctccctggttctgttccccacctccccagccagTCCAACCTCTcgtgctgcctcagtttcccctgctgtcCCTGGCTGCAGCATCCTGTCATCTCATTTCAACTGTGAAAATAAAGACTCCGACTAGGGTCCATGTGTCTGGTTTTGTTTCTCCGGCGGCCTGGTGGGGGGGGTGCGGGGACCCTCATgtccccccccggcccctctgctctgcctccagctgggacccccagccagccccccgagCGAGGGTGGAATCCATGGGAGCTGAGTGTGGGGCaaggagcccggactcctgggttctctcctcagctctgggagggcagtggggcctggtgggggcagggggctgggagcccggactcctgggttctctctctggctctgggaggggagttggggctgttggggcagggggctgggagcccggactcctgggttctctctctggcactgggagggcagtggggcctggtgggg includes the following:
- the UXT gene encoding protein UXT isoform X1, whose amino-acid sequence is MGPAEKVPRYEAFVSDVLQRDLCPPHPAGAPHPVLCGRRVQQQREEVYEKITQHMWLKTVIERLQEADGRAVQTEVDLGYNFFVNADVPDSSRIFVALGYGFFAELTLTEALRFVERKTKLLIELSESLTKDSAKIKANIRMVLEGLRELQGFQDLPEDPR
- the LOC127036882 gene encoding basic salivary proline-rich protein 1-like, whose protein sequence is MGRAAGSRGPGPRPPGCFTLGRSAVPPGGGEPLPPRSGPRASSRLPLPRGGAAQPKGRPPRTLLHAAVPRCPSPAVAAAQPKGRPPRTLLHVAVPRCPSPEVAAAQPKGRPPRTLLHAAVPRCPSPEVAQLSPRDAHPGHCSTRLFPAAPPQRWRSSAQGTPTPDTAPRGCSRLPLPRVAAAQPKGRPPRTLLHAAVPGCPSPEVVASQYRPSCA
- the UXT gene encoding protein UXT isoform X2, with amino-acid sequence MGPAEKVPRYEAFVSDVLQRDLWRVQQQREEVYEKITQHMWLKTVIERLQEADGRAVQTEVDLGYNFFVNADVPDSSRIFVALGYGFFAELTLTEALRFVERKTKLLIELSESLTKDSAKIKANIRMVLEGLRELQGFQDLPEDPR